GTAGAGATTAATGGATTGGAACATATTAGGCTGAGTTCAATTGAAATTACTGAGATATCAGATAAATTATTAGATATCATTGCCAAAGAAAGGAAACTATGTCCTCATTTACATATTCCTTTGCAAAGTGGAACTAATGAGATATTAGAAAAAATGAATAGACCATATACAATAGAAGTTTACAAGGAAATATTAGAAAAAATTCGCAAAAAGATAAGTGATATAGCTATTACAACTGATATAATTGTAGGTTTCCCTGGCGAAAGACCAGAGATATTTGAAAAACATTATAAATTTGTAGAAGAAATGGCTTTTAGTCGTTTGCATGTTTTTCCTTTTTCTATTAGAGAGGGTACACCTGCAGCTAAAATGAAAGGACAAGTATCTGGTAAAGTAAAAAAAGAATACAGCAGAAAATTACGTGAGTTAAACAAAGAATTAATGTTAGATTATCAAAAAAAATATTTATCTAAAAAAAGAAAGATGATTGTTGAGGAGAAAAGGGACAATGAGACTAATTATTTAACTGGTATGACTGATAATTATATCAAGGTTTTGCTTGATGAGGATGACAAATATATGGGACAATTAATAGAAATAGAATTATTAAAGACTTATGATTATGAAAAAGTTATTGCTAGAATATCGAATTAAAAGCAGGACTTTTATAATATGTAAAGAATAGTAATTATTAAGATTAAAAAAGGGGGATAAAAAATGGAAGATTGTGTTTTTTGTAAAATAGTTAATGGTGAATTGGATACAGAAATATTATATGAGGATGAATTTCTTATCGCATTCAAGGATATTAGTCCTAAAGCAAGTGTTCACTTATTAATTATTCCAAAAGAGCATATTCCTACAGTATTGGATCTAGATGAAGATGATGATTTAATTACTCGTATTTATCGTGTTGCCAAAATCTTAGCTGATGAATATGATATAGCGGAAGATGGTTTTAGAATTGTAAATAATTGCAATCAAAATGGTGGGCAGATAGTCTATCATCTGCATTTTCATCTCCTTGGAGGAGAAAAATTAGGAGATATAGCTTAAATATTTTAGCTAAGATTAATAGTATAGTATTTTTTTTGATTGCCTTGGTTTAGGATTAATGGGGGGGATTTAATTTTGTCTCTAAAAGAAAGTTTATTAGAAGATATGAAAATGGCTATGAAAAATAAGGATAAACAAAAGTTGTCTGTTATTAGGATGGCTAGAGCAGCTATTAAGAATGTAGAAATTGCTAAAAGAAAAGATCTTAGTGATAATGAAGTAATCAATGTCCTTGCAAAAGAAGTAAAGCAGCGACGGGATTCAATTTTAGAATATAAAAAGGGTAATAAGGAAGATGCCATCACAAGGTTAAATGAAGAAATTAAAATTCTTACTGAATATTTACCAGAACAATTAGATAAAAATGAAATAGAAGGTTTGGTGAATGAAGTAATTAGTGATTTAGGTGCGTCTTCTATGGCAGATATAGGGAAAGTTATGAGTTCTATTATGCCCAAAGTAAAGGGTAGAGCTGACGGTAATATTGTTAATTTACTAGTTCGTAAGAAATTAAGTTAAAATTAAAAATATATAATGCATACTAAGTATTTAGACTACCGAGATATTTTCTCGGTTTTTTTATGCTAATAGATTTTGTGTTATAGTACAAAATCTAGATATAGAAAAATTCTTACATATAATTTAATAAAAAGAAGGATATTTCGCTTATATTTAGAAATATAATATTATGGAGAAAATAAGTAAATATAAGTAGATATTATTATATCTTCATAAAGTGAGTTTTTAGTTTCAGATTTTTTTATCTCCCACTTAAAAAAGTGGAATTTTTAGTGGCAATTAGCTCTCGGATAAATTATTCAAGAATATATTTTAGGGGAGGGGGTGTAGCTTTTATGTATAGTTTGCATAGGAATATTTCTAAAAAGGTATTGCTTTTTATATTGCTGTTATTCTTTATATTAGCGACTTCGTTAAGTTCTACAGCAGAGAATGGGAATTTGACATATCTAATAAGAATAGAGGGCCAAATCGATAATGGAATGTTTAAGCTAGTTGAAAGAGGAATTGAAGACGCTGAGGTTTCAAATGTAGATTTAATAATTTTTGAAGTAGATACACCTGGTGGTTATGTTGATCCTGCAATAAAAATTAGAGACGTAATTTTACAGTCTAATGTACCTACTGTTGGCTATGTAAAAGGTAGAGCTTGGTCTGCAGGAGCATTAATAAGCCTAGCTACTGAGGACTTAGTGATGTTAACTGGAAGTAGTATTGGGGCGGCTGAACCTCGTCCTTATGACGAAAAGTTTATTTCTGCTTTTAGCAAGGAGTTTAAGGCTACGGCTGAAGCTAGAGGAAGAAATCCTGAAGTAGCTGAGGCTATGGTAGACTCTCATATTGAAATTGAGGGTTTGATTGAAAGGGATAAGTTATTAACCTTAACAGTTGGCGAGGCTCTTGAACACAATATTGCAGATTATCAAGTTAATAATATTAATGAATTATATGATTTCTTAAATATTGATTCTTCTAGTATTGTGGATATTGAAATGTCTTTAGGAGAAAAGGCTGCTAGGATAATTACTCGACCAACTTTTACCACATTGTTAATTGCTATAGCTATTATTGCGTTAATCGCTGAAGCTTTAATGCCTGGTTTTGGTGTTGGGGGTTCTATTGGTA
This region of Halanaerobiaceae bacterium ANBcell28 genomic DNA includes:
- a CDS encoding HIT domain-containing protein, with translation MEDCVFCKIVNGELDTEILYEDEFLIAFKDISPKASVHLLIIPKEHIPTVLDLDEDDDLITRIYRVAKILADEYDIAEDGFRIVNNCNQNGGQIVYHLHFHLLGGEKLGDIA
- a CDS encoding NfeD family protein, with translation MYSLHRNISKKVLLFILLLFFILATSLSSTAENGNLTYLIRIEGQIDNGMFKLVERGIEDAEVSNVDLIIFEVDTPGGYVDPAIKIRDVILQSNVPTVGYVKGRAWSAGALISLATEDLVMLTGSSIGAAEPRPYDEKFISAFSKEFKATAEARGRNPEVAEAMVDSHIEIEGLIERDKLLTLTVGEALEHNIADYQVNNINELYDFLNIDSSSIVDIEMSLGEKAARIITRPTFTTLLIAIAIIALIAEALMPGFGVGGSIGIFSLGIVFSSYAYYGMAGWGLAFLFTIGLFLIAIEIFVIPGFGFAGLAGLFAILSSIYFLFPDPETAFRSIALIIIISFFSSIILLKIFGGSKLWKRISLEKSETLEEGYVGVSDNSYLENKKGITVTPLRPAGIAEIDGERIDVVSEGGFLARGEEIIVLKVAGNRIVVKKYLEE
- a CDS encoding GatB/YqeY domain-containing protein; its protein translation is MSLKESLLEDMKMAMKNKDKQKLSVIRMARAAIKNVEIAKRKDLSDNEVINVLAKEVKQRRDSILEYKKGNKEDAITRLNEEIKILTEYLPEQLDKNEIEGLVNEVISDLGASSMADIGKVMSSIMPKVKGRADGNIVNLLVRKKLS